The DNA window CGGGCGTTATTTTCCGCTGGTCTTAAATTTCTCAGGCAGTTGCTTGATGATATCGTCGGGTGGCTTGCCGCCCTTGCAAGTGGGATGTCCAAATCCGCTGGCGCTTGCGCCGTTCTGTATGTCCAGAATCATATTGTCATTCTGGCCCGGCGCCACACCGTAGGGCACATGATCGAACCCAAGTTCATGGCGGACTTTCCACGCCACAATGTGGTCAGCGCAGGATGTGTCACCGCTTACTCCTAATCCTCCAACAACTTTTCCTTTTGCGTCATACAGTGCCAGGCCGCCGCCAAACACAACAATGCCGCCGATCGCCTTGCCGACCATAGGATCATTTGTTTGGCCAAATGCTTCCGGCGGACCCGCAAATGCCGCGAGTTGATTTGCCGAAGCGCTGGTTGTAAGGCTATAAAGGCTCTGGCCCGGCTGCGAAGGGGTGAATAGATTGGCCGTTGAGAATGCAAAGTTCGGCCCGCTGAGAGCGTTTGCGGTATTGGCCTTTTCGGCTGCAATCAGCCTGCTTCCCGGCCATTCGGCGGACCGATCAGGTCCGGAAAACACCACTGCACACACAATTCCATCGCGGTTTACCAGTGCCGCCCATCCCTGGTTTCCCATTCCGCTGTTGGATTCCTTGCCCTGTTTGACCACTGAGGTCAATGCGGTTTTCAATTTCTGATAGTCGGGTACGTTGGAGCATTTGTCATTGGTCTTCTGGGCCGCGACACTACACGCAAGCGCGCTAATCACCACAACGTTGAATGCGAATTGGCGAATGAAATGAAGCAACACTCTCATCGCAACCTCTGTTCCCATCACTTCAGTCAGTATGGATTCGCAGCAACGCAGCAGGGTTGACTCGGCATTCCATTCTTGGATTGGCTGCGAATAAAGGAGCGTTTCGGCTGAAATTCCAGCCGGCATATCCACTCACTCGATATCTTGGCTCGGCCGTTGCCCTGGCGATTGCCTCAACGAGAGGTTACGCAATGCCGTGAATGGATGGAACCAGGTGATCCGCAATCTTGCGGAGATGCCGGTCTTCATTTCTGAGTAAATTGCGATCACGGGCAGATGGCATCTGACTCTTTCAGTTCACGCGCCAGATTTGCCCTGAGCTGCACGGGGATAGGCTGCACAGAACAGAGAGACTGAGCAGTTCACGAAAACCGCTTTTGCTAATCGCCAACCGCTACTTGTTTCTTGTCAGCTATTGATAGAGGTTCTGGTTGCTTCGCACCCACGGGATTCGAAAACTCCAATCCTGCATCGTCAACGCGGGTCCATTTCAGGCTGATGCTGTCGCGGAAATAATTCTGATAGACGCGCCACGGTTTTTTGTGTCCCTGCTTGGGCCAACCGGCCAACGCGCGCTGAATATAGCCGGAGCTGAAATTCTCAACAAAAGGCGCAGCAGCGCTTTCGTCCACGGGCCGGGGGGTAACCTGGCGCACGCCTTTGCTGTCCATAAAATTCAAGAGCCGACAGACATAGTTGCAGATCAGGTCAGCCTTAAGAGTCCATGACGCATTAATGTAGCCGAAGACGGAAGCAAAGTTCGGCACGCCGGACATCATCACGCCTTTGTACGCCAGAACCTGGCCCGGGTCCACGCGCTCTTTGTCCACAGTGAGCTCCATCCCACCAAAGGCCTGCATGGCCAGGCCGGTGGCGGCAACGATGATATCGGCCTCAAGCTCTTTGCCCGATTTAAGCCGGATGCCATGTTCCGTGAAGGTCTCAATCTGGTCTGTGATCACGCTGGCGCGGCCCGATTTGATGGCTTCAAACATGTCCGCATCAGGAATCAGGCACATGCGCTGTTCCCATGGGCGGTAGCGCGGAGTGAAATGCGTGTCCACGTCAAAACCAGTGCCTAGCTGCTTGCTCGCCTTCTTGATGATGCCGCGTTTCACAAAGTTGGGAAAGCGCTGCGAGAGCTGATAGACGTACGTCATGAAGCCGACGTTTTTCCATCGGCTGAGCCTGTAAGCCCACATTGCCGGCATGATG is part of the Terriglobia bacterium genome and encodes:
- a CDS encoding heme-binding protein translates to MRVLLHFIRQFAFNVVVISALACSVAAQKTNDKCSNVPDYQKLKTALTSVVKQGKESNSGMGNQGWAALVNRDGIVCAVVFSGPDRSAEWPGSRLIAAEKANTANALSGPNFAFSTANLFTPSQPGQSLYSLTTSASANQLAAFAGPPEAFGQTNDPMVGKAIGGIVVFGGGLALYDAKGKVVGGLGVSGDTSCADHIVAWKVRHELGFDHVPYGVAPGQNDNMILDIQNGASASGFGHPTCKGGKPPDDIIKQLPEKFKTSGK
- a CDS encoding NAD(P)/FAD-dependent oxidoreductase; amino-acid sequence: MATTPEHFDVLIVGAGLSGIDAAHHLQKFCSKKSYVILEQRERIGGTWDLFRYPGIRSDSDMLTMGYSFRPWTHPKAISPGADIREYITATARDEGIDRNIRFRHQIKRASWSSEDAKWTVEAVKQSSSSGAGKNIAGATTLGGVEIKEEAVTLTCNFLFCCAGYYRYSAGYLPEFPNSSSFKGRMFHPQAWPEDLDYAGKRVVIIGSGATAVTLVPAMAKTAAHVTMLQRSPTYVISAPEKDRIANFLRHIMPAMWAYRLSRWKNVGFMTYVYQLSQRFPNFVKRGIIKKASKQLGTGFDVDTHFTPRYRPWEQRMCLIPDADMFEAIKSGRASVITDQIETFTEHGIRLKSGKELEADIIVAATGLAMQAFGGMELTVDKERVDPGQVLAYKGVMMSGVPNFASVFGYINASWTLKADLICNYVCRLLNFMDSKGVRQVTPRPVDESAAAPFVENFSSGYIQRALAGWPKQGHKKPWRVYQNYFRDSISLKWTRVDDAGLEFSNPVGAKQPEPLSIADKKQVAVGD